A window of the Cryptosporangium phraense genome harbors these coding sequences:
- a CDS encoding bacterial proteasome activator family protein, producing the protein MTEPQSPDERPDSPGQTVMVMGPDGSPVGAMPVELGKEDSDNDPARLIEQPGKVMRIGSMIKQLLEEVRAAPLDEASRARLKEIHARSISELEDGLAPELRDELERLSLPFTDDVTPTEPELRIAQAQLVGWLEGLFHGIQAALVAQQMAARMQLEQMRGRPALPPGLGGIVSPEGGPTGHGTGQYL; encoded by the coding sequence ATGACCGAACCTCAGTCCCCTGATGAGCGCCCCGACTCGCCCGGTCAGACCGTGATGGTGATGGGTCCGGACGGCTCGCCGGTCGGCGCAATGCCGGTTGAATTGGGCAAAGAAGACAGCGACAACGACCCGGCGCGCCTGATCGAGCAGCCGGGCAAGGTCATGCGGATCGGCAGCATGATCAAGCAGCTCCTCGAGGAGGTGCGGGCGGCGCCTCTGGACGAAGCGAGCCGGGCCCGGCTCAAGGAGATCCACGCGCGGTCGATCTCCGAGCTGGAAGACGGGCTGGCGCCCGAGCTGCGGGACGAGCTGGAGCGGCTCTCGCTGCCGTTCACCGACGACGTGACGCCGACCGAGCCGGAGCTCCGGATCGCCCAGGCGCAGCTGGTCGGCTGGCTGGAGGGCCTGTTCCACGGCATCCAGGCCGCGCTGGTCGCGCAGCAGATGGCGGCCCGCATGCAGCTCGAGCAGATGCGCGGACGCCCGGCGCTCCCGCCCGGGCTCGGGGGCATCGTTTCTCCCGAGGGCGGCCCGACCGGCCACGGCACCGGCCAGTACCTGTAG
- a CDS encoding GNAT family N-acetyltransferase, producing MTVRPAEIADAPAIRDLINVVDLVDTGEGGYAVDEVEGDLRRAGDLARDSWLAYDGDRLVAYAVLWPASASGRLDVDHYVLRDAVSAGSLLLDLLTARAAEIAAATGVEAADLHLALTPESVLAVHALPVRGWRAVRRHHVLTRPVSPSDDAEPALPADVTIRVATSPDDQETAYRLVQETFAGHFGFEPTSYDEWRKRMDADHRDWTLTWIASRGSTDVGVLIGHNDREATGWVQNLGTVAAARGGGIATALLRTSFVEFAARGRSAVGLGVDTENAHNALHFYTGLGFQLQFAADTWRLVVPAP from the coding sequence TTGACGGTCCGACCCGCGGAGATCGCCGACGCGCCCGCCATCCGCGACCTGATCAACGTCGTGGATCTCGTCGACACCGGAGAGGGTGGCTACGCCGTCGACGAGGTCGAGGGCGACCTCCGCCGGGCCGGGGACCTGGCCCGGGACTCCTGGCTCGCCTACGACGGCGACCGCCTGGTCGCCTACGCGGTCCTCTGGCCGGCCTCCGCGAGCGGCCGGCTCGACGTCGACCACTACGTGCTCCGCGACGCGGTGTCGGCCGGTTCGCTCCTGCTCGACCTGCTCACGGCCCGGGCCGCCGAGATCGCCGCGGCGACCGGCGTCGAGGCCGCCGACCTGCATCTGGCGCTCACGCCCGAGTCGGTCCTCGCCGTTCACGCGCTCCCGGTGCGCGGGTGGCGCGCCGTGCGGCGCCACCACGTGCTCACCCGTCCGGTCTCTCCTTCCGACGACGCTGAGCCCGCGCTCCCGGCCGACGTCACGATCCGGGTCGCGACGTCGCCCGACGACCAGGAGACCGCGTACCGGCTCGTCCAGGAGACGTTCGCCGGGCACTTCGGCTTCGAGCCGACGTCGTACGACGAGTGGCGCAAGCGGATGGACGCCGACCACCGCGACTGGACGCTGACCTGGATCGCGTCCCGGGGGTCGACCGACGTCGGAGTGCTGATCGGGCACAACGACCGGGAGGCGACCGGCTGGGTGCAGAACCTCGGGACGGTCGCCGCGGCCCGGGGCGGTGGCATCGCCACCGCGCTCCTACGGACGTCGTTCGTCGAGTTCGCCGCCCGCGGACGCAGCGCGGTCGGCCTGGGCGTCGACACCGAGAACGCCCACAACGCGCTGCACTTCTACACCGGCCTGGGCTTCCAGCTCCAGTTCGCCGCCGACACCTGGCGCCTGGTGGTGCCCGCGCCTTAG
- a CDS encoding permease, with amino-acid sequence MSSRSEVRSKAADPESHTGVIALLVTAIIAVLIGRQVLSFLIGGRGAVATWTTVFSAIVVQALPFLLLGVVLSGAITAFVPARVFSAILPKRASLAVPVAGAAGALLPGCECASVPVAGRLVERGVVPAAALAFLLSAPSINPIVLVATAVAFPGQPMMVVGRFVASLATAVIVGWIWARFGRPEWLGRVVARRLPAASDGTPRFEAFRLAVAHDFFEAGGFLVIGAAAAATMNVVVPPSWITAVAGVSVLSILVLALLAVVLSICSEADAFVAASLTGFPVPAQLAFMVVGPVVDLKLIALQTGTFGRAFATRFAPLTFVVAVAASVTTGLLLIGVA; translated from the coding sequence ATGTCGTCGCGTTCCGAGGTCCGGTCGAAGGCCGCCGATCCCGAGTCGCACACCGGCGTCATCGCGCTGCTCGTAACGGCGATCATCGCGGTGCTCATCGGCCGCCAGGTGCTCTCGTTCCTGATCGGTGGCCGCGGCGCGGTCGCGACCTGGACCACGGTGTTCAGCGCGATCGTCGTCCAGGCGCTGCCGTTCCTGCTGCTCGGTGTGGTGCTCTCCGGCGCGATCACCGCATTCGTGCCCGCCCGGGTGTTCTCGGCGATCCTGCCCAAGCGGGCCTCGCTGGCGGTGCCGGTCGCCGGCGCGGCCGGTGCGCTGCTGCCCGGCTGCGAGTGCGCGTCGGTCCCGGTCGCCGGCCGGCTGGTGGAGCGCGGTGTCGTGCCCGCGGCCGCGCTCGCGTTCCTGCTCTCGGCGCCGTCGATCAACCCGATCGTGCTGGTCGCGACCGCTGTCGCGTTCCCCGGCCAGCCGATGATGGTCGTCGGGCGGTTCGTCGCCTCGCTGGCCACCGCGGTGATCGTCGGCTGGATCTGGGCCCGCTTCGGGCGCCCGGAGTGGCTGGGCCGCGTGGTCGCCCGGCGGCTGCCGGCCGCGTCCGACGGCACGCCGAGGTTCGAGGCCTTCCGCCTGGCCGTGGCCCATGACTTCTTCGAGGCCGGCGGCTTCCTGGTGATCGGGGCCGCGGCCGCCGCCACGATGAACGTCGTCGTCCCGCCGAGCTGGATCACCGCCGTCGCCGGCGTCTCGGTGCTCTCGATCCTGGTGCTGGCCCTGCTCGCCGTCGTCCTCTCGATCTGTTCGGAGGCGGACGCCTTCGTGGCGGCCAGCCTGACCGGGTTTCCCGTGCCGGCGCAGCTGGCGTTCATGGTCGTCGGACCGGTCGTCGACCTCAAGCTCATCGCCCTGCAGACGGGAACGTTCGGCCGAGCCTTCGCCACCAGATTCGCGCCGCTGACGTTCGTCGTCGCGGTCGCGGCCTCGGTCACCACCGGCCTGCTGCTGATCGGAGTCGCCTGA
- a CDS encoding PPOX class F420-dependent oxidoreductase: protein MPNYATSNVVDRTALLAFLRPRHHGLLATTRKDGRPQLSPVTCGVDDAGRIVVATYPERAKACNARRDERASICVLSSDWDGPWVQIDGVAEVLDLPGALEPLVEYYRVIAGEHPDWDGYRAAMERQGKALIRISIERWGPIATGGFPPRLAGA from the coding sequence GTGCCGAACTACGCGACCTCGAACGTCGTGGACCGGACCGCACTGCTGGCGTTCCTGCGCCCTCGTCACCACGGGTTGCTGGCCACCACCCGGAAAGACGGGCGGCCCCAGCTCTCGCCGGTGACCTGCGGGGTGGACGACGCCGGCCGGATCGTCGTCGCGACGTACCCCGAGCGGGCGAAGGCCTGCAACGCCCGGCGCGACGAGCGGGCCAGCATCTGCGTGCTCTCGTCCGACTGGGACGGGCCGTGGGTGCAGATCGACGGGGTGGCCGAGGTACTCGATCTGCCGGGGGCGCTGGAGCCGTTGGTCGAGTACTACCGGGTCATCGCCGGTGAGCATCCGGACTGGGACGGGTACCGGGCGGCGATGGAGCGGCAGGGGAAGGCGTTGATCCGGATTTCGATCGAGCGGTGGGGACCGATCGCTACCGGGGGCTTCCCGCCGCGGCTCGCGGGAGCCTGA
- a CDS encoding TIGR03943 family putative permease subunit, translated as MRREVQAIVFVLLGAVLLKLVISGEYLNYVRGVLTIPLVATGVLLMAFGVLGFLKDWRGREAAERSEERWAEARVRTHGPGANTDAPQADVSHADAEEGHSHGSDGHGVGWLWILPVFVLVLVPPPALGSFAAERGAVTVPKPPRSVTYPALTGADPVQLKIVDYARRAVWDDGKTLEGHTVELTGFVTPHTGDTWYLTRMKVNCCAADARPFQVQVVDSPIRVTRDAWVKVTGTWEPSKSKDPWQAVPVLKAATVNGIPTPSQPYE; from the coding sequence ATGCGGCGCGAGGTCCAAGCGATCGTCTTCGTCCTGCTCGGTGCGGTCCTGCTGAAGCTGGTCATCTCCGGCGAGTACCTGAACTACGTCCGCGGCGTGCTCACGATCCCCTTGGTCGCGACCGGTGTGTTGCTGATGGCGTTCGGCGTCCTCGGCTTCCTGAAGGACTGGCGCGGCCGCGAGGCGGCCGAACGCTCCGAGGAGCGGTGGGCTGAGGCCAGAGTCCGAACTCACGGCCCAGGCGCCAATACGGACGCTCCCCAGGCCGACGTTTCCCACGCGGACGCGGAGGAAGGCCACTCACACGGCTCGGACGGACATGGCGTCGGTTGGCTGTGGATCCTGCCGGTGTTCGTCCTGGTGCTGGTGCCACCCCCGGCTCTGGGCTCCTTCGCCGCCGAACGAGGCGCGGTGACCGTGCCCAAACCCCCGAGGTCGGTCACCTACCCAGCGCTGACCGGCGCGGACCCGGTCCAGCTCAAGATCGTGGACTATGCCCGCCGAGCAGTCTGGGACGACGGCAAGACCCTGGAGGGTCACACCGTGGAACTGACCGGATTCGTCACCCCACACACCGGTGACACGTGGTACCTCACCCGAATGAAGGTGAACTGCTGCGCCGCGGATGCCCGCCCGTTCCAGGTGCAGGTAGTCGACTCCCCGATCCGAGTGACCAGAGACGCCTGGGTGAAGGTGACCGGCACCTGGGAACCAAGCAAGTCGAAAGACCCCTGGCAGGCCGTGCCCGTCCTCAAAGCCGCCACCGTCAACGGCATCCCGACGCCGTCCCAGCCGTACGAGTAA
- a CDS encoding NAD(P)H-quinone oxidoreductase yields the protein MHAITITEPGGPEVLRWTEVPDPEPGPGEVLIDVVASAVNRADIMQRQGFYPPPPGASEYPGLECSGRIVALGAGVEGWSAGDEVCALLAGGGYAEKVAVPAGQVLPVPEGVSLAEAAGLPEVYCTVWANVFAVGRLAPGDTFLVHGGAGGIGTAAIQLASAYGARVFTTASAAKHNRCLALGAERAIDYRTEDFVEVLDEVGGADVILDNMGAKYLERNVSALATNGRLLVIGMQGGVKGEVNLSALMSKRASITATSLRARPAEEKAEIVADVKAHVWPLLEFGKIRPVIDRAVALPDAAEAHRAADSGDVIGKVLLVR from the coding sequence ATGCACGCGATCACGATCACCGAGCCGGGCGGACCCGAGGTACTGCGCTGGACCGAGGTCCCCGATCCGGAACCCGGGCCCGGCGAGGTCCTGATCGACGTCGTCGCGTCCGCGGTGAACCGGGCCGACATCATGCAGCGCCAGGGCTTCTACCCGCCGCCGCCGGGGGCGTCCGAGTACCCGGGCCTGGAGTGCTCGGGCCGGATCGTCGCGCTCGGGGCCGGCGTCGAGGGCTGGAGCGCCGGCGACGAGGTGTGTGCGCTGCTGGCCGGCGGCGGCTACGCGGAGAAGGTGGCCGTCCCGGCCGGGCAGGTGCTGCCGGTCCCGGAGGGCGTCTCGCTGGCCGAGGCGGCCGGCCTGCCCGAGGTGTACTGCACGGTCTGGGCCAACGTCTTCGCGGTCGGGCGGCTCGCCCCCGGCGACACGTTCCTGGTGCACGGCGGGGCCGGCGGCATCGGCACCGCGGCGATCCAGCTGGCCTCGGCCTACGGCGCCCGCGTGTTCACGACGGCCAGCGCGGCCAAGCACAACCGCTGCCTCGCGCTCGGCGCCGAACGGGCGATCGACTACCGCACCGAGGACTTCGTCGAGGTGCTCGACGAGGTCGGGGGCGCCGATGTGATCCTCGACAACATGGGCGCGAAGTACCTCGAGCGGAACGTCTCGGCACTGGCCACGAACGGGCGGCTGCTCGTGATCGGAATGCAGGGCGGCGTCAAGGGCGAGGTGAACCTGAGTGCGCTGATGTCCAAGCGCGCCTCGATCACCGCCACGTCGCTGCGCGCGCGTCCGGCCGAGGAGAAGGCCGAGATCGTCGCGGACGTGAAGGCGCACGTCTGGCCGCTGCTGGAGTTCGGCAAGATCCGCCCGGTCATCGACCGCGCGGTCGCACTCCCGGACGCCGCCGAGGCCCACCGCGCGGCCGACTCCGGCGACGTCATCGGCAAGGTGCTGCTGGTCCGCTAA
- a CDS encoding DEAD/DEAH box helicase: MPDFASEDAILESLEPDTAPALIPFSDLGLPSAIVTALGRQGLTDAFPIQSATIPEVLAGRDVLGRGATGSGKTLAFGLPLVAKLAGARVRPGHPLGLVLVPTRELALQVTDALAPLGRAVGVRVRPIVGGAAMSRQLEDLRRGVHVIVATPGRLEDHIRRGSAVLDDVEITAIDEADQMADMGFLPVVRGLLDQVRPDGQRLLFSATLDNDVDTLVREYLHDPVTHSLAPATASVDTMEHHMLHVIHADKVRVVADLVRSTGRTIVFVKTQAGADRLAEQLTERGIFSEPLHGGRTQGQRNRVLANFKNGRSPVLVATDVAARGVHVDGVGLVVHFEPPTDPKSYLHRAGRTARAGASGVVATLVAPYSRKTAHRLAKLAGINPIRSTIAPEAPLPSVLTDKLPPAPPPPTEEELAAAESRRRRNREFDGERGRSGGFRRNSPDRREGGYRGGPRRSDRPRWSERSDRPEGGDRYPRGERPDRGERPTGGEGRPTQRSGDDRGYRSDRGDRSYRERSDRDPRRPRWTPEQRASRSGGNRSDS, from the coding sequence ATGCCTGATTTCGCATCGGAAGATGCAATTCTGGAGAGTTTGGAGCCCGACACCGCTCCGGCTCTGATCCCGTTCTCCGACCTCGGCCTGCCGTCCGCGATCGTGACTGCGCTCGGCCGGCAGGGGCTGACCGACGCGTTCCCGATCCAGTCGGCGACGATTCCCGAGGTCCTGGCCGGTCGAGACGTTCTCGGCCGTGGGGCCACCGGCTCCGGAAAGACGCTGGCCTTCGGGCTGCCGCTGGTCGCCAAGCTGGCCGGGGCCCGGGTTCGTCCCGGTCACCCGCTCGGCCTGGTGCTGGTGCCCACCCGGGAGCTGGCTCTGCAGGTCACCGACGCGCTGGCCCCGCTGGGCCGGGCGGTCGGCGTGCGTGTTCGCCCGATCGTGGGCGGCGCGGCCATGTCCCGGCAGCTGGAAGACCTCCGGCGGGGCGTCCACGTGATCGTGGCCACTCCGGGCCGGCTGGAAGACCACATCCGCCGCGGTAGCGCGGTGCTCGACGACGTCGAGATCACCGCGATCGACGAGGCCGACCAGATGGCCGACATGGGCTTCCTGCCGGTCGTCCGCGGCCTGCTCGACCAGGTCCGGCCGGACGGCCAGCGCCTGCTGTTCTCGGCGACGCTCGACAACGACGTCGACACGCTGGTACGCGAGTACCTCCACGACCCGGTCACGCACTCCCTGGCCCCGGCCACGGCGTCGGTCGACACGATGGAGCACCACATGCTCCACGTGATCCACGCCGACAAGGTGCGTGTCGTCGCCGACCTCGTCCGGTCCACCGGCCGCACGATCGTGTTCGTGAAGACCCAGGCCGGCGCCGACCGGCTGGCCGAGCAGCTCACCGAGCGCGGCATCTTCTCCGAGCCCCTGCACGGCGGCCGGACGCAGGGCCAGCGCAACCGCGTGCTCGCGAACTTCAAGAACGGGCGCTCGCCGGTTCTGGTCGCGACCGACGTGGCCGCGCGTGGCGTCCACGTCGACGGCGTCGGGCTGGTGGTGCACTTCGAGCCGCCGACCGACCCGAAGTCGTACCTGCACCGGGCCGGTCGCACGGCTCGCGCCGGGGCGTCCGGCGTGGTGGCGACCCTGGTCGCGCCGTACAGCCGGAAGACCGCGCACCGGCTCGCGAAGCTGGCCGGCATCAACCCGATCCGGTCGACGATCGCGCCCGAGGCACCGCTGCCCAGCGTGCTGACCGACAAGCTGCCGCCGGCTCCGCCGCCGCCGACCGAGGAGGAACTGGCCGCGGCTGAGTCCCGTCGTCGTCGCAATCGTGAGTTCGACGGTGAGCGCGGACGCAGCGGCGGGTTCCGTCGGAATTCGCCGGATCGCCGCGAAGGCGGCTACCGCGGCGGACCGCGCCGGTCGGACCGGCCGCGCTGGTCCGAGCGGAGCGACCGCCCGGAGGGCGGCGACCGTTACCCGCGCGGCGAGCGGCCGGACCGCGGCGAGCGGCCCACCGGCGGCGAGGGCCGGCCGACGCAGCGGTCGGGCGACGACCGCGGCTACCGGTCGGACCGGGGAGACCGTTCCTACCGGGAGCGGTCCGACCGGGACCCGCGCCGTCCGCGGTGGACGCCGGAGCAGCGCGCGTCCCGCAGCGGCGGAAACCGCAGCGACAGCTGA
- a CDS encoding HAD family hydrolase: MPKLVATDLDGTLLRSDLTVSERTLATFERLERSGITLVFVTGRPWRWMDPVLAQTGRRGRVVCANGAVVLDGASGQVLQNWTIPADTLRAVTESVRDTFPDAIFAVERGRRMLHEPEYPVRHDLGRRDENQVSYDELVAEPVEKLLIRAPSVEAAELWTRCTRVFDGRVTPTHSGFRGLIEVSAGGVTKATGLEWVAQRCGVDPQDIVAFGDMPNDIPMLTWAGRGVVVADAHPEAAAVAHTVTTGNDADGVATYLDALLDEVEATTPR, encoded by the coding sequence GTGCCCAAGCTGGTCGCCACCGATCTCGACGGAACCCTGCTCAGATCGGACCTGACCGTCTCGGAGCGCACGCTCGCCACCTTCGAACGCCTCGAGCGCAGCGGCATCACGCTGGTCTTCGTCACCGGCCGGCCCTGGCGCTGGATGGACCCGGTCCTCGCCCAGACCGGCCGGCGCGGCCGGGTCGTCTGCGCCAACGGAGCGGTTGTCCTCGACGGCGCCTCCGGCCAGGTGCTGCAGAACTGGACGATCCCGGCCGACACGCTACGAGCGGTCACCGAATCGGTCCGCGACACGTTCCCCGACGCGATCTTCGCGGTCGAACGCGGCCGCCGGATGCTGCACGAACCCGAGTACCCGGTCCGGCACGACCTCGGCCGCCGAGACGAGAACCAGGTCTCCTACGACGAGCTGGTCGCTGAGCCGGTGGAGAAACTGCTGATCCGCGCGCCCAGCGTGGAGGCGGCCGAGCTCTGGACGCGCTGCACCCGGGTCTTCGACGGTCGGGTCACCCCGACCCACTCGGGCTTCCGCGGCCTGATCGAGGTGTCGGCCGGCGGCGTCACCAAGGCCACCGGCCTGGAATGGGTCGCCCAGCGCTGCGGCGTCGACCCGCAGGACATCGTCGCCTTCGGCGACATGCCGAACGACATCCCGATGCTGACGTGGGCCGGGCGCGGCGTGGTCGTCGCCGACGCCCACCCGGAGGCGGCCGCGGTCGCGCACACGGTGACGACCGGCAACGACGCCGACGGGGTGGCGACCTACCTCGACGCCCTGCTGGACGAGGTCGAAGCCACCACCCCGCGCTGA
- a CDS encoding protein kinase domain-containing protein, with protein sequence MTPAGTGPRLGDRYVLGEVLGRGATGAVYAAHDVHLDRPVAVKVLIQAGDTLTTPERFQREARTTARLNHANIVAVYDVGRVTERDTVDAAPGTPFLVMELLTGGSWKDTLSRGNPSPPRVASALAGVARALAAAHAVGVTHRDIKPANVLISADGSAKLADFGIAKSVESTGLTKQGEIVGTLAYTAPECLEGQAAGPAADVWSFGVLLYESLSGRRPFEQETLGALITAIQSGRYRSLAYDLPALPHSLSATVDRCLDPDPPHRPSAAELARVLGEAAAAGESSAPVTTVTPFLGPVEFPVSGPPVSGGPVSGPPGSWRGGAPPAPPTSGGPSWGRPVSGPPVSGGPVSGGPVSGPPRGGSGTSPVPIPGLRSSGQLPVPPRGGAGAGGAPPPSGRPVAGPGRPVAGPPPEPPRKRRRWLVPVAGVVAFVVLAGGVLGSRALIDSVSGCSGELPLVVAASPEKSGIVSALADRFNADPSDVDGRCIKVRIVTVKSGEAVDALAKGWPTDDYGDRPDVWSPASSVWVGLVGQRVGAIGTPAKAPSLARSPLVIAAPEATAKALGWPDRQPSWQDIARYAGNDAAWKAASHSNTPFVFARTNPLVSTSGLHATLAAYLAAPGHTGDVQQDLERNSVKLFLRTLERSTDRYGDTTLTFLDTLRQQQEEQAATTVSALAVEEQTVWAYNQGEPLSAGASHLPPPKEKLVALHPSDGTLVSDHPYVTVDSVIDAPWVTPAKRTAADKFLSFLLAGPQQETFRAAGFRGADDKLDPDVVAKSNGLISADAPTAFAPPQPAAVQALLGAWRNLNKPANVLIVLDTSGSMNEKVPGTSTTRLQLATRAAKESLSYFGSNDSVGLWEFSTHLSGSVDHRQIVALGPKDEAALSRGLDSLKAKNDTGLYDTARDAVDTVRESADADGINAVVLLTDGDNQDPGSISPGALLTSLKKAPRVHVYPVAFGSELTPAGKRVLSQIAAATGGQYYESNDPRNIESVLGDVMSNF encoded by the coding sequence GTGACACCTGCGGGCACCGGGCCTCGACTCGGAGACCGATATGTCCTCGGCGAGGTGTTGGGGCGCGGGGCGACCGGTGCGGTCTACGCCGCGCACGACGTCCACCTCGACCGGCCCGTCGCGGTCAAGGTCCTGATCCAGGCCGGCGACACGCTGACGACGCCGGAACGCTTCCAGCGCGAGGCCCGCACGACCGCCCGGCTCAACCACGCGAACATCGTCGCGGTCTACGACGTCGGCCGGGTGACCGAGCGCGACACGGTCGACGCCGCTCCGGGGACGCCGTTCCTGGTCATGGAGCTGCTGACCGGCGGGAGCTGGAAGGACACGCTGTCGCGGGGCAACCCGTCGCCGCCGCGGGTGGCGTCCGCGCTCGCCGGGGTCGCTCGGGCGTTGGCGGCCGCGCACGCGGTCGGCGTGACGCACCGGGACATCAAGCCGGCGAACGTGCTGATCAGCGCGGACGGCTCGGCCAAGCTCGCGGATTTCGGGATCGCGAAGTCGGTGGAGTCGACCGGGCTGACGAAGCAGGGGGAGATCGTCGGGACGTTGGCTTACACGGCGCCCGAGTGTCTCGAGGGGCAGGCGGCCGGGCCGGCCGCGGACGTGTGGTCGTTCGGGGTCTTGCTGTACGAGAGTTTGTCGGGGCGGCGGCCGTTCGAGCAGGAGACGCTCGGGGCGTTGATCACGGCTATTCAGTCGGGTCGGTATCGGTCGTTGGCTTATGACTTACCGGCGTTGCCGCACAGTTTGTCGGCGACCGTGGATCGGTGTCTTGACCCGGATCCTCCGCATCGGCCTTCGGCGGCGGAGTTGGCTCGGGTTCTGGGTGAGGCTGCGGCGGCTGGGGAGTCTTCGGCGCCAGTGACTACGGTTACGCCGTTCTTGGGGCCGGTGGAGTTTCCGGTGTCTGGTCCTCCGGTGTCTGGGGGGCCGGTGTCTGGGCCTCCAGGCTCTTGGCGGGGTGGGGCGCCGCCGGCGCCTCCCACGTCTGGGGGGCCTAGCTGGGGGCGGCCGGTTTCGGGGCCGCCAGTGTCTGGGGGACCGGTGTCCGGGGGGCCGGTGTCTGGGCCGCCTCGGGGTGGGTCGGGGACCAGTCCGGTGCCGATTCCTGGGCTGCGTAGCAGCGGGCAGTTGCCGGTTCCGCCGCGGGGTGGGGCCGGGGCGGGTGGGGCGCCGCCGCCGTCGGGGCGGCCGGTGGCCGGGCCGGGGCGGCCGGTGGCCGGGCCGCCGCCCGAGCCTCCGCGTAAGAGGCGCCGCTGGCTGGTTCCGGTCGCCGGGGTCGTCGCGTTCGTGGTGCTTGCCGGGGGCGTCCTCGGCTCCCGGGCCCTGATCGACAGCGTCTCGGGCTGCAGTGGCGAGCTCCCGCTGGTCGTCGCCGCCTCGCCGGAGAAGTCCGGCATCGTCAGCGCGCTCGCCGATCGCTTCAATGCCGATCCGAGCGACGTCGACGGGCGGTGCATCAAGGTCCGGATCGTCACCGTGAAGTCGGGTGAGGCCGTCGACGCGCTGGCCAAGGGCTGGCCGACCGACGACTATGGCGACCGGCCGGACGTCTGGTCACCCGCCTCCAGCGTCTGGGTCGGCCTCGTCGGCCAGCGCGTCGGTGCGATCGGGACGCCCGCCAAGGCGCCCAGCCTGGCCCGGTCCCCGCTGGTCATCGCCGCCCCGGAAGCCACCGCCAAGGCCCTGGGCTGGCCCGACCGGCAACCCAGCTGGCAGGACATCGCCCGCTACGCCGGTAACGACGCCGCCTGGAAGGCCGCCAGCCACTCGAACACCCCGTTCGTGTTCGCGCGCACCAACCCGCTCGTCTCGACGTCCGGATTGCACGCGACGCTCGCCGCGTACCTGGCCGCACCCGGCCACACCGGGGACGTCCAACAAGATCTGGAGCGGAACAGCGTCAAACTCTTCCTCAGGACCCTGGAGCGGTCGACCGACCGCTACGGAGACACGACGCTGACGTTCCTCGACACGCTGCGGCAGCAGCAGGAGGAGCAGGCCGCGACGACGGTCTCGGCGCTCGCGGTCGAGGAGCAGACGGTCTGGGCGTACAACCAGGGCGAGCCGCTGAGCGCGGGGGCCAGCCATCTGCCGCCGCCGAAGGAGAAGCTCGTCGCGCTGCACCCGAGCGACGGAACGCTGGTCTCCGACCATCCGTACGTCACCGTCGACAGCGTGATCGACGCGCCGTGGGTGACGCCCGCCAAGCGGACCGCGGCCGACAAATTCCTCAGCTTCCTGCTGGCCGGTCCGCAGCAGGAGACGTTCCGCGCCGCGGGGTTCCGCGGTGCGGACGACAAGCTCGATCCGGACGTGGTGGCCAAGTCGAACGGCCTGATCAGTGCGGACGCCCCGACCGCGTTCGCGCCGCCGCAGCCGGCCGCCGTGCAGGCGCTGCTCGGAGCCTGGCGGAACCTCAACAAGCCGGCGAACGTGCTGATCGTGCTGGACACGTCGGGGTCGATGAACGAGAAGGTGCCGGGGACCAGTACGACGCGGTTGCAGTTGGCGACCCGGGCGGCGAAGGAGTCGCTGTCGTATTTCGGGTCGAACGATTCGGTGGGGCTGTGGGAGTTCTCGACGCACCTGTCGGGGTCGGTCGATCATCGGCAGATCGTGGCGCTGGGTCCGAAGGACGAGGCTGCGCTCAGCCGAGGGCTGGACAGTCTGAAGGCGAAGAACGACACCGGGCTGTACGACACGGCGCGGGATGCGGTCGATACCGTGCGGGAGTCCGCGGATGCGGACGGCATCAACGCGGTCGTGCTGCTGACGGACGGGGATAATCAGGATCCGGGGAGCATCTCGCCGGGGGCGTTGTTGACGTCGCTGAAGAAGGCGCCGAGGGTGCACGTGTATCCGGTGGCGTTCGGGAGTGAGTTGACGCCGGCCGGGAAGAGGGTGTTGTCGCAGATAGCGGCGGCGACCGGGGGGCAGTATTACGAGTCGAACGATCCGCGCAATATCGAGTCGGTACTGGGCGATGTGATGTCGAACTTCTGA